Part of the Zea mays cultivar B73 chromosome 4, Zm-B73-REFERENCE-NAM-5.0, whole genome shotgun sequence genome is shown below.
TAGACTACTAGACCAATCAGATGTCGATTAATCATCCTGGTCATTGACTAATCGTGCTGGTCAGTACCAGGGCGACTAGCGATGACTTGATTTAATAACATTGATCTAGAAAAGACAGAACGACATAAATTGACATGGAGGGAGTAGTGGTGAATATTGCATAATGAACAAAAATAAGGCCTACGTTCACCGCGAATGTGCTGCCATCATGTAGTTTCTTAGCATGAATATTCCAATCACATTCCTTGTCCGCAGACCACATACCCATTATCTCTATGCAATATTTTGGATGGAAACTGTTTTGATGACACTTTGCTTCATGCATAGCATCAAATATCTGTAAATGTGGAGTCCTTGACGATTTCTGAGATGTCTCGTCATATGTGGCGTGAAGAGCTTATACAGCATCAGCACGAGGGATTAGCAACCATTTCAGCTCAAAATCTACAGCCTCAGCATCCTGCTTTCCCCTTCGGTCATTATAATCCACATGACCACATCTCCTCTAGAGAGATCAAATGTTGTATCTAGTATCTACAAACTCTGGCTCGTCTGGCCAGATAAGGCAATCATCTGCAGCCTGTAGTGGTTCTCATTTACCAATTAAAGTAGTCCCCTCACCATAACTCAGAACTTGCAGCTCGTTTGCCTCACTGTCACTTCTCAGTGGTCACAATTTTATTACTGTGCTCAATGCTCATACATACCAGCAGAGCTCACAATCTTCACATGCTTTGAAGCCCTTAGCAAAGTTAAAAGATTTCGATGAATGGCAAGTCTAATTGTGATTGTTGTTATCAACATACCAGAAATATAGCTCGTGGTACCATGCCTGGTGATAGTGTTAGTATGCATATTTCCTGACATTTCACCCTTACCTCCAATTGCAAAATTGGGTGGGGGGTATAAAGATGAGCAGGTGAAGAAAACAGATCCTAGAGACATCAGAGATGGAAAAACCTCGATGCCCAATGGAAGTGGAACCAGAAAAAAAAAACTGTACAAATGCAAAAAAAAAACTAAAACTTTCTTAATCTAATAAATCAGTTGTAATACCACCAGTGAACCTTTTGACGAGTATGTGCCTACTAGACAGTCACTACTCATATTCCAAAAGGGCCTAATTAGTAGTGTACCAGGGGTATTTTTATCTGGGCTGCATAGCGCTGCCACTAGCTCCGACGAGTTGGCGCCCCACATAGGCAGCGCAACTATCGAATCGACAATGGCAGCCTCTCCTGCGTCGCAGATAGAGTTGGCCTCGTCGCACCACTGGCACACCTTCTTCATCAGCTCAACTTGAATGTCAGCCTGCACAGACACCCGTAGCAGAGGAAAGTTGGTAATCTTAATCTGAAGTAGGAGAGGGAAGTAGGGGCTGAGCAACACCTACCTGTGCGAGGAGCTCGTCGAGGACAGAGaccaaggaggaggaggaggcagcGACGGGAGGGGATTGGGATGTCGGAGCCGGTGGCGGGGGAGCGGGAAGCGGGGCGAGAAGTTCGGAGGCGAGGGCCTCCCAGCGGGAGAGGTCGCGGAGGCGCTTGGCGCGGAGGCGGaggagcgcgcggcggcggcggcggaggccggCAGCCTTGGGGTCGGGGCCCGCCGCCGTCTGGGTGGTGGAGGGCGCGGCGTCGGGGTAGAGCCCTCGGTGAACCTTGTAGACAAAGCCCTCGTCGTTGCGAATCTCGTACTCCTCCTCGACGTGTCCGCAGCCGCCGGGCTCGCCCACGGCCTCTGACCCTGCGGGCATGAGAGGGGCCGAGGGGGTGTGCAAGGAGGATGAGGAGGGGTTCCTCGGCGGCCGTGGGGATCTCTCGTTGTGCACGGGGAGACGAAGGTGTTGAGAATTTGGGGTTTCAAAATTTTTGGTTTTGGAGGGCAGGAGCGCGGCTGGACCCaacttttttttttgcaaatgggCCTTTTTCGGTTTTTTTTTCACAATTATGCCTCTgtcagtttcatttcaaaaaatggactcTTAGCTCGGTGCCGTCATCGTTGGCGCTGAGCTTGTGTGTGCCGGCGCCAATATTATTGGCGTGCATACATCAGATAGAGGGGTGACTTGGAATCTACGTGGCagatacctcggcgccatagatcttggcgccgaggtagGAGCCGCCGGTCAACGACGCctacctcggcgccaagatctatagcGCCGAGGTATCTGCCTATAAATAGAACCCTACGTCCGAGTGGTTTGTGTGCTCATCCCTATTCTTCGAAACTAGAGATTTCAGCCTGATTTATAGGATGTGTAGGCGTGGTAAATCTGCTAAACAAAGGTAAGTATTGGATCCGCCTCTTATTTTGTGAGTCTATTATATTTGTGATTGTTATAGAGCTTATGGAAATTTAGGAAGGGTCCTTTGACCGAAACTGCCTTCGACCCGCTGCCTTTGCCAAGTGGTGTTCCAGTGCCTATGTGTTTTTATGGTGATCCTTGTAAGGTTGATAAGTCTGAGGATCATGACATCTATCGACAGAggtattggatgtgtgctaactttGCATTTGAGCCAACTATTGTTCAACGTCGGATGAATTTAATGGTGAGAATAATCTTGTAATATGTTAACATTTTGAAGACTCGGAGTGGTGAATGTTTTTTTACATACTAATAATTGCATGTTTTGTAGACTCCTCCACCGCTATGTGATTTTGAGCAGTGGATTGACACAGAAATATCAGTGAAAGACAAGAAGTGGTTGGAGAATCTTAAAAAGTTGGATGCAGAGGACAAAGAGAGGATGGAGAAAAGACGAGAGGAGCTTGCTGCCGAGCAACAACGTGAAGACGAGCAGGAAATGAGGCGTGTTGCTGAATGCAGGGAAGAGAAGGAGAAGGTTGAGCGTGCACGTCGTGcaaaggaagcaatggaggagaaCCCTGATGCATTTCGCAAGGGCAAATGGCCCCGTTGCACTCAGTAGTCTAGGTGTTTTATTTGAAGTTATGTAATAATGAACTTATTATTCGGTATTATGTATTGTCGAACAATGATATTTGGTAATGAATTACCTTCAAATTGATGAAAAACGACATAAATACGCAATTGATGAAAACTACATTTAAAGCAATTGTTGAAGGCGACTTCAAGCAATTGATAAAGATAATCAACACGCTGAAAGCAATTGATACAGAAGAGTTTTCTAGTAGTGCTCCCACATTCCAAATTGTGTGGACCCTTCTCCATAATATCCTCCCATTGTTGTTGTCTGCTGTGGGTGCGGTGGAGACGTCGGAGGACCAACATTCTTGTTGTGACAAGGGCAGCAACAATATGGATCTGGGCATACTTGCACCTGTGAAGCACCATCATTGTTGTTGTCTCTTTCTTCCTCGTTATTTCTGTTGCTTACTTCCCTCTCTAGATCAAATATCCTATTCTGTAGGTAGGATATGTATTCCGCATGAGGAAAAATCGGACGAGGATCTACCCAACGAGTGAACCCACAATTCTCCTTGACCAATGAATGCTGCATAAATGTTTATAGTTAGTTTCACTGAACAACAAAAGTATTTAGAACAAAGGATTAGAAATTATTTTTTACATATGCATAAGGACATCTGAAGAAACGCCGGCCTCCATCAATTCCACCCTCAACGAACATCTGCACGAAGCAATCCTCACCATACATGCACTTCGGCCAATCTTCTCTCCTATTATCGTAGGACCTAAGTCTAACCTCTTTACTGAAATCTTTTTTACTTTGAACTGGAAAGTTAAAAACCGCCTCTTCAAAAAAATCTAGACCAAGAGGGTCATCGAAACACATTGGAGTTAACTTCCCTCCATCCTTTCGTCTCTCATTTCCTGCACCCTTGCCCCTAGAAGACCCTGAAGCCATTGTATTGCACAATGAAGCAAATGTACAAAGGATCTTGTATATGTAGGCGAAAGGATAGGTAGTGTAATGGATTATGATAACAGATATGTACAAAAACTCTGAAAAGGCTATGTTCTGGTTCTGAAAAGGCTACATGTACTACGATAATGTAGGATATTGTTGATTCTGAAAAGGCTATATATACAGTCCTGAAAAGGCTATTTATACACTCTGAAAAGGCTACGAAATGGATCTGAAAAGTCTAGATGCTAGTCCGAAAATTGATGCTTCTGAAAAGGCAATGTAATagttttgtaaaggctacatgacATAATCACAGATTTCACAAAATTTCGGCAGAGTTTTCTCTGTTTTTTGTCAATCCAACATATACACAGAGATAAGCATAACATACAAGTGCATACAAATTTAAAAAATTCCAAGCAAGCTCATAAAAGTCCAAACAAGTGCATTACAAGTCCATAGAATTCATACAAGTCCATAAAAATGCCATACAAGCCCATAGAGGCCAAATAAGTCCATTACAAGTCCATATAATTCATACGTTACATAACAAGTCCATAGAGTCCAAATCAAGTCAACGTCTCATAGTCTTACCCTTGCCTAAAGCATCGGTGCCTGGAGTATAACGTTGTGGAGAGCGGTGTCGCCTACGATCTTGTGGTTGTAATGGTTGTGTCGAAGGAGCCCCCTGAAGCTGTGAAGGTCCTATCTCGTCGTGATCGTAGTTGAAGCCAGCACCCATTCCTGTGGAGGGTGTTGCTGTGTCGGTACACGATGGTACATGGACGTCATGTGCAACATTAGTCCTGCAGCCACAGTGAGCAGCAGCTCCACGTAGGCGCCTAGATAAACGCTGCATGCCAAATACATAATAGTTTACAACATAATCATAACAAGCTAAAGGCTATAAACGATGCATGTGGGCTTACCTGCAAGAAGCTGCGCATGCTGCTGTCGCCCACAGTCAAAAGTTGCGATCAATGTCCTCTACCGACCGTCGCAATGTGTTACCCTGTACAACACAATTTGCATCAAACATACAATTTATACATGTCGAGTATTAAAATCGAGTAAAACTTACCACTCGATCTAATATGGGTGCCGCCTCCACTTGGGTTCCCAGTCTTGTGGACAGGTCGTACTCTGTTTCTTCATCGTCAGAAGAATCAATGTCGGCGTAGTCTTCCGCTGTCCACTGCTGGCGAAGCTTACAACGAGTCGCACCCTGGTACGAAGCTTGGTACCGCCTGTAGTCTCCATTGTTGTGCAACTCATCGTTGGAATATACATTCTCAGCACCCAAATCCCATTCATTCATAAATATCAGATGATGTTGACGAAAGTCCGTTATCTTCTTTTGCTTCCGCCGGTCAAATCTACACACAAATCATATCATATAAAGAACACAAAGTTACGAATGATTGATGTTATAAATTGCAAACTGGATTTATAGATTGCAAACTTACTTGTGTAGCTCCTTAGAAGTAGGAATATCTTCAACCGGCCATATCTGGTTCCTACCAAACTGTCTCTGAACCCTGTGAGGTAGGTGCCACTCAACACACCAGAAACAGATCATAGGACATTGCATCATATAGAGTTCATCTTCACTGCTGCATACTTCACTAAAGATCATCTCATCCAACTCAGGTGCGTTGTATGGCTTCCATGTGACCTGAAATAAAAATGAAGCAATCTTTGTTAAGTATAataaaacaaatttcataatgatAAGATATACATGTTGAGTACTTACGCTAGAGGCCGAAAGCGTGTCAAGCTCGTTAACATACTCCATGTATGCCCTCTTAGCTCTGGCAAAAGGAGCTTCCACTTGGTCCCAAATATAAGAACATGTCGGTCGAAGACGTTCATTTCCATAAATGATCCATGGCCATGGTCTAGGCTGGAAAACACGTGGCCGACCAACTGGTATGCGAAACCTACAAAATGAAATTAATGTTAGTAAGTAATATAGCCTTATTAAATAAAATTAAGGAGGACATACCACATCCATATCTGCAGGAGGTAGACGCAACCGCCTATGGACGAAGAGGAGGACGTACGACGGCAAGCCTCACAAAGCTGCCGGTACAAAAAAGAAAGCACAGCGGAGCCCCAACTGTAGTGTCCAGCTGTATCCCAGTCGGTTAGACATGGGATGTACATCCATGACGCGCAGTCTCCTGTGGCGTCTGGGAAGAGGACACAACCAAACATGTGCAagatccaagctcgacaatagaACTGGACTGTATCCTCATCAGCATCAGCAGGGCACACACCAAACGACTGACGGAGCCATGTGATGCGTACTCCAGCAGTCCTGTCAACGCCCTCAGCAGGAAGCTCTCTACCAAGAAAGGCCTCAACTCTAGCCCTCCAACCGTCAGAGTCACATTGGCCTGTCACTGCTCTCCCACCAACATCGAGTCCAAGTATCTTCTGTGTATCCTCTAATGTGACTGTCATCTCACCAAAAGGAAGATGAAAACTATGTGTCTCGGGCCGCCACCTACATAATTAAAAAATAATTTAGTGTAAACGAGCTCAATGATTCAAGAATAATTTTACAAAATCCTAAAACAATACATGTCCACAAGTGCAGTAATGGCCGCCGAGTCAATAGTAGGCAACCCACGTCGTAACTGGTACGATATTACATCTAGACCTGCTCGTCTGAGGTAATTAGTGTACCTTTCGTCAAACACCATGTCTAGGAACCCATTGTGTGTCCTAGAACGAAGCGTTGCTAGGTCCTACACGGAAAAATATTATATTAGCAACACCATTTGTACAACAACAATTCTACAAGAAATATTTACAATTGAATACCTGGCCTTCCGACAGAAGGCGCCCCCGGTGGCTCTCGTCATAGAATGGGTCGAGGAGGTGGAACTGTGCCATCCTACAAAATGAAATTAATGTTAGTAAGTAATATAGCCTTATTAAATAAAATTAAGGTAATATCATTAAACTAAACAATACAAACCTCGCTAATCTGCCAACGACAAGTGCGTGAATTATGACCAAGTCTACCGCACTTGCCACACTCATACTGTTCGGGGTCGGTAAGAAATGGTGTTCTCCTTCCCCTTTTTCTCCTACCACcaacctgatccataaccatcTTGTGCCTCGTCCTCTTCCTGGATCCACGCTTGGTCCAACAACTGCTTGGATCGACGACATACTTTGGGCCATCGTACGGAGGCCACTCACCCGCGTCACGATAAGGAATAAATCTTGGACTCCAAGTCAACACTAGTTTATCAATAGTAAACTCTTGAGGTATCCTCCTCTCTAAGTCAAAGTTGCGAGCTCGAGCAGCTGCAGTTAGATGAGAACATGAAAAATGGTACTGCCTGGGTGCGCCACAAATACATGACAAGTCATTAAGGACAACCACATGCTTCCTCGACTCTTGTGACTCGCTGTTAGAAGTAGTACCGGCTTGAAGGAATACCTCATATGTCCCTGACTGTAAGTCAAAACAATCAACAGTGTGTGTGTTTGCCCTTTCCTTTGCCTTCTCTACAAAGGTCTTAGGTTTTGGAGCCCATCTCTCTCCCTCATTCTGCAATCCAACTGCATGGGtgtgtctatcattaaaccatGCCACAAGCTTGTAAAAGGTAAATGTTACTATAGCAGTGACCGGCATACCACGTATGCCCAACAATAATTTGTTGAATGACTCGGCCATGTTACTACACTGGAACTCATATCTCCATCCACCTAAGTCGTGAGCTCTCGTCCACTTCTCCAAATCTGGCAACAATCCATTCaaccaatctctaccttcggcatTTGTTGCGACTTTGAGCTTTTCTAACTTTTCTctaaagaacttgtcttccagctgGCGACATGTCTCCTGGAAAAGCTCAAAGTTATCCTTGACACCATCCTTACGCAGAAGATTCTCAGCTAGGTGTCGAGTACACCACCTGTGATGCAAAGGAGGGTACCCATCGATCTGCTCACGGACCGCGTTGAGTATTCCCTGGTGCCGATCTGATATTACACCAACTTCCCATCCTGGGCCAACCACATGTATCCGGACCAGTCGCAGGAACCACCCCCAACTGTCTTTGTTCTCTTTCTCAACCAGAGCAAATGCTAGGGGAACTAGCTTGTTGTTTGCATCAACGGATATGGCAATTAGAAGAGTGCCCTGGTACTTGCCGAGAAGAAACGTGCCGTCAATTGAAAAGACAGGACGACAATGCCGGAAGGCATCCACACACTAGGGAAAgcaccagaaagcacgaaagaataTTTGTCTCCCATCAAGCCATGCATTTGGTTTAGGGATGTACTCATAATGCATGCCTGGATTGACCGCCTTCATTGCATTTAAAAGAACAGGTAGTTGCTCGTACCCAGACTCCCAATCCCCATATATCATCTTCCACGCACACTGCTTAGCCCTCCAAGCTTTACCATATGTTATCTTGTACCCATCAAACACATTCTCCACGATCCTCATGATTGTCCTAACCTTCATATTTGGTTCCGACTGAAGTATTCCCATAAGTCGCTTCCCAATGAGGGTTGATGTCAATTGGCGATGTTTCATTGTTAACTCATGTTCAGCACATGTGTGTGGCCCCACTACTTTTGTTATCTTCCACTTTGCGGTGATCTTTTGTATCCTAGCACAAACCCTCCATGCACAGTTGTCCTTGTCGCATACAACTGTGTAACGACGTTTCTCGTACGAATGAAGTACTCTATACGGCCTCTTACGTAAGACTGTGTAATGCTACAACCACCTCTTCAAGGAAATTAGGTCCTTGAAGACCCTACCCTTTTCAATCATCATGCTAGGACCGGCCTCAGGAGCATCTAGCAGCTCATCATCCCTTCCTTCTGCATTTGCCTGATGAGAAAGACTAAGATCGCTGAACTCATGCACTCTAGGATCCCGACCGTCTGGAAAAACACGTTGCAACATCTCAATGTCACTCTCTGTGAGTTCACCAACCAGGCGATCATCATCTGAATCGGCAGCCATAGCAAAGGCATATGGCTCCTCTTCATTCCTAAACTCAGGACTGTTGGAGGCAATAAAACCATCACCGAAACAGCCACGTGCCTCGGTCTGAGGATCAACCACAAGAGTAGGGGTCTCTCCTGCAACATGTACAAGATGATCAGTCCCACGTCAAATGGAATGAGCATAGTGCTCATGGTCCAAAATGAAGATGTAATGCCAATACAACTTACTGCAATTGGTTTGTGCCAAAGGGATACACGCAGCTAAATCTGTCTGCAGACCATCTCCTGGCTCACTTGATGGGATCAAATTGGGGCCAGATTGAGCATCAGGAACAGTTGGCACGTCATCGATAGCACGATCAAAGTCTTCAGGGGGACGGTCTACTACAACCGGACGCACCACAACCTCCATGAGTTGCAAATGGGTCTTCATAGCCGAAGTAACATAATTATCCCAATCCAGTTGACAATCAATTGGGATGACTCGTCTTATGACATTTGGTGGATGACCAATATTAAGCACTCCGTCAACCGCAATGTCATCATCTTCATGGTAACCtagcttttgtttagcctttgtaaACAAATCACTCAACGAGGGTCTACCATCGAATAGTACTGGCACGTGTCGCATGTCAATGAACTTGGCATTTCCATACGGATCTTGTTCCACATTGCCTCCATGATATAAGCTCAAAAAATTGTCCATCTATTTGAAACACGAATTAAACATTCAATATAAACTGTGGATGGTTATTGCCTAACCACAACCCACTAATTACTAGCTACATAACTATAAATATAACCACAACCCACTAATATACTAACCACCTTATAAATAACTACTATATAATAATTATAAATTttgacagcacctcccctgcacgggggatAAAAAACGTGCACATTTGACTCACATTCATAATattcaatcaaattagcatttatCACAATAACTCATATTCATCACATTCAAAAAACAACTAATTATAGCAAAACAATCTAACAAATTTAACacaataacaaaaataataaaaaattTACCTAAACGATCGGGATCGGGGTTGGACGATGACGACGCGGGCGGGGAGCGGGCGCCGGGGCGGGGCGGCGTGTCGCTGTCCGGTGGAGGGGCGCTGGGAGGGAGCGGGCCGGGGTGCGCCGGCGGGGatggggcgcggccggggcggggTGGGCCGACAGGGatggggcgcggccggggctgggCGGTGGGGAGGCGTGTCGccggctggggcggggagcggtcGCCGGGAGGGGGCGGGGCGGTGGGGCGCCGGCCGGGGCTGGCCGGGGGAGGGGCACGGCGGGGCGGCACGGCCACCGtggagcagggggcggcgcgggcgGGCTCCGGTGGGCGCGGCCGCCGtggagcagggggcggcgcgcGGGCTCCGGTGGGCGCGAGGGCGCAGGGCAGAGCGGGCGTCGGCGGGCGCGAGGGGCAGAGCGGCGATACACGGCGACGCGGTTTGAAAAAATGGGTATAGACTCTGGCGGCGCAGAATAtagggggtcggcgccatagatcttggcgccgaccccctgaCACGTGTTTTGCAGATGccagggggtcggcgccaagatctatggtgtCGACCCCCTGACACGTCACGGCCAACTCGGCCTCCACGTCAGGCAGACAGGCGCCAATAATATTGGCGCCGGCACACATAGgctcggcgccaatgatgacggcgccgagctaagggtccattttttgaaatgaaactgccaGGGGCATAATTGTGCAAAAAAACCCGAAAAGGGCCAATTTGCAAAAAAGTTGGCGGCTGGACGAAGATGTCGACCGGTTCGCTCGGCTGTATGTACACTGCAATGCAATCCATTTACATAACTGTAAATATAGATTAAAGCTAAGCGAATAGATTGGCCCAAAACCTTTTTGGTTTTGTATCTAAGCTGTACTAAGAGCAAGTCCAACAGACTGTGTAAACACGTTATACTCAGTAAAAGAAACAAAATCTGCGTGAGTACGGCTTCCAACAGACTCTGCACCAACCTCTCCACTTTATCTCCCTCGCCATCTCCTCGTCGTAGCTAGCCATCCGGACTCACCATCTCTCGGTAGCGAGGTCTCCTGCCCTCCTTCTCCCTTCTGCACCCAATGACTTTTGTTTCCCGTGCCCTCGTGCTCTAGTTGCCGCGCCCATGGCATCACAGTCTGGTAGTgtttgagtttgtgatccaaattctgaagaagacAGCTAAGttgtcgagcgaagcggaggtcCATCGCGGGGAGGCTTGGGGGCGGAGCGATGTCAACTGGCCTTCGGCCCGCAGCCCAGGGACGCCTGGGGGTGCGAG
Proteins encoded:
- the LOC100275979 gene encoding uncharacterized protein LOC100275979 codes for the protein MPAGSEAVGEPGGCGHVEEEYEIRNDEGFVYKVHRGLYPDAAPSTTQTAAGPDPKAAGLRRRRRALLRLRAKRLRDLSRWEALASELLAPLPAPPPPAPTSQSPPVAASSSSLVSVLDELLAQADIQVELMKKVCQWCDEANSICDAGEAAIVDSIVALPMWGANSSELVAALCSPDKNTPGKLDEPNGCQEASGVSSAAAEMIKNSVEKQTMGHDLPPILTESRTRKRVANLSGTKRKKASGTPRSITRRKAASSPARVPDIFGSPGPLTRRRAAAQNVPTGNS
- the LOC103653712 gene encoding uncharacterized protein → MCFYGDPCKVDKSEDHDIYRQRYWMCANFAFEPTIVQRRMNLMTPPPLCDFEQWIDTEISVKDKKWLENLKKLDAEDKERMEKRREELAAEQQREDEQEMRRVAECREEKEKVERARRAKEAMEENPDAFRKGKWPRCTQ